The Prosthecobacter algae genome includes a region encoding these proteins:
- a CDS encoding sugar phosphate isomerase/epimerase family protein, whose amino-acid sequence MPKLAAFPKAFMQQLCKEGTMSVSEWIALASKLDIQGLEWYAGFLEMADEKNWPRFRREVEDTGKVIPMMCCSPDFTHPDAAFREKEIAKQKRWIDMTQVLGGSYCRVLSGQRRPELSVDEGVKLAADSIHACLPYAQERGITLIIENHYKDDFWEYPEFAQKMDVFCQLVAAVEHPFFGVNYDPSNTYLAGEDPLELLKRVSHRVVTMHASDRYLAEGTIEDLRKEEGGAMGYAKRLRHGEIGKGLNDYDAIFTELKSQGFDGWISIEDGVDGMDQLARSVDFLKRKIAQHWG is encoded by the coding sequence ATGCCCAAGCTCGCCGCCTTCCCCAAAGCATTCATGCAGCAGCTCTGCAAAGAGGGCACAATGTCCGTTTCGGAATGGATCGCCCTTGCCTCCAAGCTCGATATTCAAGGCCTGGAATGGTATGCAGGCTTCCTGGAAATGGCCGATGAGAAAAACTGGCCCCGCTTTCGCCGGGAGGTGGAAGATACCGGCAAGGTCATCCCCATGATGTGCTGCTCCCCGGACTTCACACATCCCGATGCTGCATTTCGGGAAAAGGAGATCGCCAAACAAAAGCGCTGGATTGACATGACCCAGGTTCTTGGCGGTAGCTACTGCCGCGTGCTCAGCGGCCAGCGTCGCCCTGAATTGAGCGTGGATGAGGGTGTGAAACTCGCGGCCGATTCCATCCATGCCTGCCTCCCTTATGCGCAGGAACGTGGCATCACCCTGATCATCGAAAACCACTACAAGGACGATTTCTGGGAATACCCCGAGTTCGCCCAAAAGATGGACGTTTTCTGCCAGCTCGTGGCCGCCGTGGAGCATCCCTTTTTCGGGGTCAACTATGACCCTAGCAACACCTATCTGGCCGGGGAAGATCCCCTTGAGCTCTTGAAGCGGGTGTCACATCGCGTGGTCACCATGCATGCCAGCGATCGCTACTTGGCTGAAGGCACCATCGAAGATCTGCGCAAGGAAGAAGGCGGTGCCATGGGCTACGCCAAACGCCTCCGCCATGGCGAGATCGGCAAAGGCCTGAATGACTACGACGCCATCTTCACCGAACTCAAAAGCCAAGGCTTCGATGGCTGGATCAGCATCGAAGATGGTGTGGATGGCATGGACCAGCTCGCCCGCAGCGTGGACTTCCTGAAACGGAAGATCGCGCAGCATTGGGGCTGA
- a CDS encoding SDR family NAD(P)-dependent oxidoreductase: MRLENKVILISGSATGIGKAIAKCCVTEGARVIIHGLEADLAAEVVAELGADKAVAHVEDLTNEGCPQRLVDLALSTYGQLDAVVNNAAMVSQGNIHTTDAAFFMKMMSVNALAPFLLTKAALPALTKTHGSVLNIGSVNAYSGEPNLLPYSISKGALMTLTRNLGDTLMRENGVRVNQINPGWVLTENEAKRKREHGLREDWYTDLPKVYAPAGRILWPEEIAAAAIFWLADESGPISGQVMDLEQHPFIGRNPPKDTSTIPSK, translated from the coding sequence ATGCGTCTCGAAAACAAAGTCATCCTCATCAGCGGCAGTGCTACGGGCATTGGCAAGGCCATCGCGAAATGCTGCGTGACCGAAGGCGCGCGTGTCATCATTCATGGCCTGGAAGCAGACCTCGCGGCCGAAGTCGTCGCAGAACTGGGCGCAGATAAAGCTGTGGCGCATGTGGAAGACTTGACGAATGAAGGCTGCCCGCAGCGCCTTGTCGATCTCGCCTTGTCTACCTATGGCCAGTTGGACGCCGTGGTGAACAACGCGGCTATGGTTTCCCAGGGGAACATCCACACCACCGATGCCGCATTTTTCATGAAGATGATGTCGGTGAATGCCCTCGCTCCCTTTCTCCTCACGAAGGCCGCTTTGCCGGCGCTGACGAAGACGCATGGCAGCGTCCTCAACATCGGCAGTGTCAATGCTTACAGTGGGGAGCCCAACCTGCTCCCTTACAGCATTTCCAAAGGCGCCTTGATGACCCTCACTCGCAATCTGGGTGATACCCTCATGCGTGAAAACGGCGTGCGTGTGAACCAGATCAACCCCGGCTGGGTACTGACGGAAAACGAGGCCAAACGCAAACGCGAGCACGGCCTGCGTGAGGACTGGTACACGGATCTCCCCAAAGTCTATGCTCCCGCCGGACGCATCCTCTGGCCGGAGGAAATCGCCGCTGCCGCTATCTTCTGGCTGGCGGATGAAAGCGGCCCCATCAGCGGCCAAGTCATGGATCTGGAGCAGCACCCTTTCATCGGTCGAAATCCACCCAAAGATACCTCCACGATTCCAAGCAAATAA
- a CDS encoding nucleotidyl transferase AbiEii/AbiGii toxin family protein, which translates to MNEALRSRAELTSLRPVVEKELLHHDILREMSGAGLLAGLTFIGGTCLRACYGSARLSEDLDFTGGSRFKKSDLAELARVLTERLQTRYGLPVSVSEPVKTGGKVSTWKLTIETRPGQKHLLAQRIHLDICAISSHDPRPMMLRNLYGIDLGTSGLILQAQSREEILADKIIAFAFQESRIKNRDLWDITWLTQQGIELPTQLIPIKIRDHQREEAEFVTLLQGRIAALKVQPEMRQDFMKEMRRFLPAAIVRDTIEKEVYWSYLADVLADLGKKAVAALK; encoded by the coding sequence GTGAACGAAGCACTGCGCTCACGTGCGGAGCTGACGTCCCTGCGGCCCGTGGTGGAGAAGGAACTGCTGCATCACGACATCCTTCGCGAGATGAGCGGGGCGGGTTTGCTCGCTGGTCTCACGTTTATTGGCGGCACCTGCTTGAGAGCTTGTTACGGCTCCGCCAGGCTGAGCGAAGACCTCGACTTCACGGGCGGCAGCCGTTTCAAAAAGAGCGATCTTGCTGAATTAGCCCGCGTGCTGACCGAGCGGCTGCAAACCCGCTACGGACTGCCTGTGAGCGTTAGCGAACCGGTCAAAACCGGTGGCAAGGTGTCCACATGGAAGCTCACCATCGAGACACGTCCCGGCCAGAAGCATCTGCTAGCGCAGCGCATCCATCTCGACATCTGCGCCATCTCCAGTCACGACCCGCGCCCGATGATGCTGCGTAATCTCTACGGCATCGACCTCGGCACCTCGGGGCTCATTCTTCAAGCGCAGAGCCGCGAGGAAATCTTGGCGGACAAGATCATCGCGTTCGCTTTCCAGGAGAGCCGCATCAAGAACCGCGATCTCTGGGACATCACCTGGCTCACCCAGCAAGGCATCGAACTCCCGACCCAACTCATCCCAATCAAAATCCGCGATCATCAGCGCGAAGAAGCCGAGTTTGTGACCTTGCTTCAGGGTCGAATCGCAGCTCTGAAAGTGCAGCCAGAAATGCGCCAGGACTTCATGAAGGAAATGCGCCGTTTCCTCCCGGCTGCCATCGTCCGTGACACGATCGAGAAAGAAGTCTATTGGAGCTATCTGGCGGATGTCTTGGCGGATCTTGGCAAGAAGGCTGTGGCGGCTTTGAAGTAG
- the abiEi gene encoding type IV toxin-antitoxin system AbiEi family antitoxin, protein MQPLRQLDQVLRTIADREHCVFAPSDLAAAVPGCGQLAVLLSRATKAGLLKRVCRGVYLYPVPDYPAGHLLFHAAARLRAGEFNYISLETVLSDAGVISQVPMNWISLMTSGRSHVVDCGDYGHIEFVHTAQRPDDVSSELTYDPERHLWRASVRQALRDMKATRRNMELVDEEVALELV, encoded by the coding sequence ATGCAGCCTCTCCGGCAACTCGATCAAGTTCTCCGCACGATCGCGGATCGGGAGCATTGTGTGTTTGCGCCGTCGGATCTGGCGGCGGCGGTGCCGGGGTGTGGGCAGTTGGCGGTGCTGCTGTCGCGAGCGACGAAGGCGGGGCTGTTGAAGCGAGTTTGCCGAGGAGTCTATCTTTATCCGGTGCCGGACTATCCGGCGGGGCATTTACTTTTTCATGCGGCGGCCCGGCTGCGGGCGGGAGAGTTCAATTACATCAGTCTAGAGACGGTGCTGAGTGACGCGGGTGTGATCTCACAGGTGCCAATGAACTGGATCAGCCTCATGACCTCTGGGCGCAGCCATGTGGTAGACTGCGGGGACTATGGGCATATCGAGTTCGTGCATACGGCTCAGCGTCCTGACGATGTGAGCAGCGAGCTGACCTATGACCCGGAGAGGCATCTCTGGCGTGCCTCGGTGCGGCAGGCGCTGCGGGACATGAAGGCCACGCGCCGCAACATGGAACTCGTGGACGAGGAAGTGGCGCTTGAGCTTGTTTGA
- a CDS encoding RES domain-containing protein, protein MQLPSRFTSKKASHQQLISVSLSEPDAEESNRVCSDCVGEDHLKNLIRTTGTVGFCSYCDEEGRTLFIEEVADLVERAFEEHYERTATEPDGFEYAMSREVGWDRDGEEAKWAILNAADVCEEIAEDIRCVLEDRHYDHGLVEVGEECAFSHESHYTEKDAGHGEFLVLWNDFERGLKTQSRFFSPSAKLILDQIFNGVAELRTTSRTGVVVTIGPGMPINALYRARVFAGEDDKLAESLKAPWKHLGTPPTEAACSGRMNARGIAVFYGARDARTALSEVRPPVGSKVALAIFNIMRPLRLLDLTALRSVSAGGSIFDPATIVQMQRCNFLEVLSHLMSRAVMPHEEASEYLPTQAVADYLANEARLDGIVFPSVQTGQESSNVVLFHHAARVEEVELPKGTKVDVQLEMRDSDGVQDDYRVLETMPPPPELEDESLATHWMFGLNHFFDHNLDTRAPTLSIDLETIHVHHVKAVTFEAPSHAVTRHQLKRASYSPHK, encoded by the coding sequence TTGCAGTTGCCAAGCAGATTCACGTCAAAAAAAGCTAGTCATCAACAATTAATTTCTGTGAGTTTATCTGAACCAGATGCCGAAGAAAGTAATCGTGTATGCTCCGATTGCGTGGGAGAGGATCATCTCAAAAACCTCATCCGAACCACAGGAACCGTGGGCTTCTGCTCCTACTGCGACGAAGAAGGGCGCACACTTTTTATTGAGGAAGTTGCAGATCTCGTTGAGCGCGCTTTTGAAGAACACTATGAGCGCACCGCCACCGAACCCGACGGGTTTGAGTATGCGATGTCGCGAGAAGTAGGGTGGGATCGAGATGGTGAGGAGGCAAAATGGGCGATTCTCAACGCTGCTGATGTCTGCGAAGAAATTGCAGAGGACATCCGGTGCGTGCTAGAAGATCGTCACTACGATCATGGTCTGGTCGAGGTTGGAGAGGAGTGTGCTTTTTCGCACGAGTCTCACTATACTGAGAAGGATGCGGGCCACGGTGAGTTCCTCGTTCTATGGAATGATTTCGAGCGTGGCCTCAAGACTCAAAGCCGCTTCTTCTCACCATCAGCCAAACTGATCCTCGATCAGATTTTCAATGGAGTTGCTGAACTGCGAACGACCAGTCGAACAGGAGTGGTGGTGACGATAGGACCAGGAATGCCAATTAACGCTCTTTACCGCGCACGGGTTTTTGCTGGTGAAGACGACAAACTGGCCGAGTCTCTTAAAGCTCCGTGGAAACATCTCGGCACGCCGCCCACAGAGGCTGCCTGTTCAGGAAGGATGAATGCGCGGGGTATCGCTGTGTTCTACGGAGCTCGAGACGCCAGAACGGCGCTATCTGAAGTTCGGCCGCCAGTCGGAAGCAAAGTAGCTCTGGCCATTTTCAATATCATGCGGCCCCTTCGGCTGCTCGATTTGACCGCCCTGAGATCGGTATCCGCTGGCGGAAGCATTTTCGATCCTGCCACCATTGTGCAGATGCAGAGGTGTAACTTTCTGGAGGTGTTGAGTCATCTCATGTCCCGCGCCGTTATGCCGCACGAAGAGGCGTCAGAATATCTGCCCACGCAAGCAGTCGCCGACTACCTGGCTAACGAAGCCCGATTGGATGGAATAGTTTTTCCATCTGTTCAAACCGGACAGGAATCATCGAACGTGGTGTTGTTCCACCACGCAGCTAGAGTTGAGGAGGTGGAATTACCAAAAGGAACCAAGGTGGACGTTCAACTTGAGATGAGAGATTCCGATGGTGTTCAAGACGACTACAGAGTGTTGGAAACTATGCCTCCACCCCCAGAACTTGAAGATGAAAGTCTCGCCACGCATTGGATGTTTGGCCTGAACCATTTCTTTGACCACAACTTAGACACTCGTGCGCCAACGCTCAGTATTGACTTAGAGACCATACATGTGCACCACGTCAAAGCTGTCACCTTTGAGGCACCGTCGCACGCTGTTACTCGGCATCAATTAAAGAGAGCTAGTTACAGTCCCCATAAATGA
- a CDS encoding type II toxin-antitoxin system PemK/MazF family toxin, whose protein sequence is MKTKGPPVPELGTLGWLVFDPQAGREQAGRRPAIVLSHTRYNEKTGLAIFCPITSKAKGYPFELAVPAGLPIGGLVLCDHIRSLDWKERKWQPICKVPLSFLHEVIARTMTLFEVPS, encoded by the coding sequence ATGAAGACCAAAGGCCCGCCCGTGCCCGAACTCGGCACTCTCGGTTGGCTGGTTTTCGATCCCCAAGCAGGGCGTGAGCAGGCAGGCCGCCGCCCCGCCATCGTTTTGAGCCACACCCGCTATAACGAGAAAACTGGTCTCGCCATCTTCTGCCCCATCACCAGCAAAGCCAAAGGCTACCCCTTCGAACTCGCCGTCCCTGCTGGACTTCCAATCGGTGGCCTAGTTCTCTGCGATCATATTCGCTCGCTGGACTGGAAAGAGCGCAAATGGCAGCCCATCTGCAAAGTGCCCCTCAGCTTCTTGCATGAGGTCATAGCTCGGACGATGACGTTGTTTGAGGTGCCGTCGTAA
- a CDS encoding AbrB/MazE/SpoVT family DNA-binding domain-containing protein, which translates to MTATIQKWGNSLALRIPFAVAKQIHVKEGDPVTLKVGASGLTVKAAPKKINLDDLLDQVTPENLHLATEWGADVGREVLPP; encoded by the coding sequence ATGACAGCCACAATCCAAAAATGGGGCAACAGTCTCGCTTTGCGCATCCCTTTTGCCGTCGCCAAGCAAATTCATGTCAAGGAGGGCGATCCCGTGACGCTTAAAGTCGGCGCTTCCGGGCTCACCGTGAAGGCTGCTCCGAAGAAGATTAATCTCGATGACCTGCTCGACCAAGTGACGCCTGAAAACCTCCACTTGGCGACCGAATGGGGTGCAGACGTGGGCCGGGAGGTTCTGCCTCCATGA
- a CDS encoding family 16 glycoside hydrolase, with amino-acid sequence MKILLPLALLSLTVNAAFSADYPRVLFSDDFTAEGFGKAWGHYKSASIVKDGVLVGITAPTSDHSAVDHIRIEGEKDLEVSVKFRFVSDKAKSFNVWFDDKNYKGSHAGHICQATISPTSVNLSDAKTGGFNLEGGLYERKKANQLTEDEKKMLAAKAKRLPVKLALQEWHTLVVQTQGDELKVTIDGKEVGSFKSDGITHATKSLISLTTNPVDVEYDDFAIKGIAK; translated from the coding sequence ATGAAAATCCTGCTGCCTCTGGCTCTCCTTTCTCTCACGGTCAATGCTGCCTTCTCGGCTGACTATCCGCGTGTTCTTTTCTCCGACGACTTTACTGCCGAAGGTTTTGGCAAGGCCTGGGGCCACTACAAAAGCGCCAGCATTGTCAAAGACGGTGTGCTGGTCGGCATCACCGCACCCACCTCGGATCACTCCGCTGTGGATCACATCCGCATCGAAGGTGAAAAGGACCTCGAAGTGTCCGTGAAGTTCCGCTTCGTCAGCGACAAGGCCAAGAGCTTCAATGTCTGGTTCGATGACAAGAACTACAAGGGCTCCCATGCCGGCCACATCTGCCAGGCCACCATCAGCCCCACGAGCGTGAATCTCTCCGACGCCAAAACCGGCGGCTTCAATCTCGAAGGCGGTCTCTATGAGCGTAAAAAGGCCAATCAACTCACCGAAGATGAAAAGAAGATGCTGGCAGCAAAAGCCAAGCGCCTGCCTGTGAAATTGGCCCTGCAGGAGTGGCACACGCTGGTGGTGCAGACTCAGGGCGACGAGCTCAAGGTGACGATTGATGGCAAAGAAGTCGGCAGCTTTAAATCTGATGGCATCACCCATGCCACCAAATCCCTGATCAGCCTCACCACCAATCCGGTGGACGTGGAGTATGACGACTTCGCCATCAAGGGCATCGCCAAGTAG
- a CDS encoding zinc-binding dehydrogenase: protein MKSAAVVNYAPEKGSVEIREIEQPEIGAEDVLLEVANVGVCGSDLHQWTADHSWPVNYPVVLGHEFGGHIIQVGKDVEGWKEGDRVVSETAAIISKDNPMTRRGLYNLDNTRKGFGYGVNGAMTKYVRVPSRILHHVPDHLPFEQACLTEPCCVAYNAVVKNARIEPGDRVVVLGPGTIGILCAAMARLCGAEVAIVGLPQDAHRLELARKHYGCQVIIGDAKPWALERDGLGCDGVIDAAGASVTLKIALDIVRPAGWISKVGWGPQPLGFNMDPLVQKNITLQGSFSHNWPIWERVIALLASGQFDVKPIIGGVWPVTEWHEAFEKMHKGEVVKSVLRPV from the coding sequence ATGAAATCCGCCGCCGTCGTCAATTACGCGCCTGAAAAAGGCTCTGTCGAAATCCGTGAAATCGAGCAGCCCGAAATCGGCGCGGAGGACGTGCTGCTGGAGGTCGCCAATGTGGGCGTCTGCGGCAGTGATCTTCACCAGTGGACAGCAGACCACTCCTGGCCGGTGAACTACCCTGTGGTGCTCGGCCACGAATTTGGCGGTCACATCATCCAGGTGGGCAAAGACGTCGAAGGCTGGAAGGAAGGCGACCGCGTCGTGTCTGAAACCGCCGCCATCATTTCCAAGGACAATCCCATGACCCGTCGGGGTTTGTACAATCTGGACAATACCCGCAAAGGATTTGGTTATGGCGTGAACGGTGCCATGACCAAATATGTGCGGGTGCCCAGCCGCATCCTGCATCACGTGCCAGATCATCTGCCCTTTGAGCAGGCCTGCCTCACGGAGCCCTGCTGCGTGGCCTATAATGCGGTGGTGAAGAATGCCCGCATTGAACCAGGCGACCGTGTGGTCGTTCTCGGCCCTGGCACCATCGGCATCCTCTGCGCGGCCATGGCCCGTCTTTGTGGTGCGGAGGTGGCCATCGTTGGCTTGCCCCAGGATGCCCATCGCCTGGAACTCGCCCGCAAGCACTACGGCTGCCAGGTGATCATCGGCGATGCCAAACCGTGGGCTCTGGAGCGCGATGGCCTCGGCTGCGATGGCGTCATTGATGCCGCTGGTGCCAGCGTTACGCTCAAGATCGCCCTCGATATCGTCCGCCCAGCGGGCTGGATCAGCAAAGTTGGCTGGGGGCCTCAGCCCCTCGGCTTCAACATGGATCCCCTAGTGCAGAAGAACATCACGCTTCAGGGCAGCTTCAGTCACAACTGGCCGATCTGGGAGCGCGTGATTGCTCTCCTCGCCAGCGGCCAGTTCGACGTGAAACCCATCATTGGCGGCGTCTGGCCTGTCACGGAATGGCATGAAGCTTTTGAGAAAATGCACAAAGGCGAGGTGGTGAAGAGTGTCTTACGGCCCGTGTAA